A single Ammospiza caudacuta isolate bAmmCau1 chromosome 14, bAmmCau1.pri, whole genome shotgun sequence DNA region contains:
- the RAB9B gene encoding ras-related protein Rab-9B, translating into MSGKSLLLKVILLGDGGVGKSSLMNRYVTNKFDSQAFHTIGVEFLNRDLEVDGRFVTLQIWDTAGQERFKSLRTPFYRGADCCLLTFSVDDRQSFENLSNWQKEFIYYADVKDPEHFPFVVLGNKIDKLERQVSTEEARAWCIENGNYPYLETSAKDDTNVTVAFEEAVRQVLAVEEQLEHCMLGHTIDLNSSSKSGSACC; encoded by the coding sequence ATGAGCGGGAAGTCCTTGCTCCTGAAGGTGATTCTCCTTGGAGATGGTGGAGTGGGGAAGAGCTCCCTCATGAACCGCTACGTCACCAACAAGTTTGACTCGCAGGCGTTCCACACCATTGGGGTGGAGTTCTTGAACCGGGACCTGGAGGTGGACGGGCGCTTTGTGACCCTGCAGATCTGGGACACTGCGGGCCAGGAGAGGTTCAAGAGCCTGCGGACGCCCTTCTACCGGGGAGCAGACTGCTGCCTGCTCACCTTCAGCGTGGACGACCGGCAGAGCTTCGAGAACCTCAGTAACTGGCAGAAGGAGTTTATCTATTATGCTGATGTGAAGGACCCTGAACACTTCCCATTTGTAGTCCTGGGCAACAAGATAGACAAACTGGAGAGGCAGGTGAGCACAGAGGAGGCCCGGGCCTGGTGCATTGAAAATGGTAACTATCCCTACCTGGAGACTAGTGCCAAGGATGACACCAATGTGACAGTGGCCTTTGAGGAAGCCGTGCGCCAGGTGCTGGCggtggaggagcagctggagcactgCATGCTGGGCCACACCATTGACCTCAACTCCAGCTCCAAATCAGGCTCGGCCTGTTGCTGa